From Amyelois transitella isolate CPQ chromosome 17, ilAmyTran1.1, whole genome shotgun sequence:
aagactgttggttctgtctaccacaCAAGGGAttcagacgtgattatatgtatgtatgtacaaagttttaaaataaataaatataattcttagtaagttattttttccaGAACTGATCGAAACTGATCTCGAATTCTGCCTGAAGGATACTATAAAGGCCAGTCGGCGGATGTACGGCGAATCCTGTCCAATGTTCTGCCCTAACCACTGGCGTCCCGTATGCGGTGCTTCTAAAATAAGGGACTATAAATACAGGACCTTTAACAATGCCTGTTATCTTGACATGCTTAATTGCAGGTCTGAGGAAGAATTGAACGGTGCGTAATACTCAAAGAGTTCGTCGAAGTCCTTGTATAAATTAGTAAGCAATAAGACAATATGGGGAAAAGTTAAGATAAAATGTCGtcatagtacctacataacataGCATATATACTTACCTTTTTAGGTGTAAGAGGTTTCATGATCGGTTTAGTCTTTCCGAACATGAGCCCttataaagaaacaaacaaagttgCAAACTTAATTTCTTACAATATAATTAGTCATGAcaaaatacgagtatgtatgagTAAAGTAATATGACATTTTGTGGCTGCAGCcatcttgtatatatatatacccaTCAAAAATCGCTAAGATTACAGCCAGTTCCAGTTCCATTTGAGAGCTACAATGCCACAGACAGATACATCAAGCTTATAACACCGAAATCGTAACCCGACTGCTTTCTCGTCGGGGGTTAAACAATGACcttgcaaataattataataagttgccttaaaattttacctttaAATTTAGACTTCTCCAACTCACACTCAACTTGTTTCAGGCTATGTGGAAGTCCCTCTAGAATTTTGTCCAAGGCATTCTATGAAGAATATGTTCAAAGAACAAATTGTTGTCACCAATCTACATGACTATCGCAATTATAAtcttagaaaataatttagaaaGTAACCAAAGATGTTGATTTTAGTACAAgattaacaattaaattacctacatatgtatgacaaaaaaatatattaatggtTTCATTGCAATTTATCTTTTCCCGAGTTCTGaggtatgtttaaataatctGATTTTCTAAAGCAGagtgataattttttaaaaacataatgcaCGAATAGAGAATTAAAATAACCCACTTTGCTCCCCCATCGCATCGCCTATATTAAGAACCCCAAGTTAATAAATCTTTGCCTTGATGGACTTAGAAAAtctgtatgatttttttttcttcgccaCCAGACCTCCATGGAAGCTATtcgaattaatatatttaaaacgtgTTAAAATGGCGCTTTTACATCACATTAGAAGGCttcaagattaaaataattaatcagcAATTCCCTTTGATAGAAGAAACATTGAAACAGAAAATCCTTTAGACACGTTGTAACTCTCATAAAACCAGTATAAAACAACCATTACTTTTCATTTATACTGAAAGCACGCAACAAACCTTTCctaatgaaattgtaaatcaCTTTGTTGTAACTAATCCGTAGAAATGTATCCATACTTCGATATAAACGAATCATCATCTTCATTCGCCTGGCTATATTTAGTCCCAGTTCCATCCTCCAAacaaaagaatgggaccactatatctctttcctatggatgtcgtaagaagcGACAAAGGAAgtgactaataaacttgggtttcttcttcaTTTAGTGCCAgtaacctgtcgctatttgaaaatcagtattttcaagaccgtcggctctgtttaccccgcaaggaatgtagaggtgattataagtatgggAAATTCCTTGCCTTGGGATATTcaagaaaaaaagtagcctaatGTATATTCCAAAGGCATATTCTATTTACAtgtgtgccaaatttcgtgaaaataacTCCAGTAAGTTTTGAGTTTTTTCGTTACAAACCTACAAATctattctctttattattagtgtgtgtgtgtgatttCTTACCATGCGATAAAAGGGACCTTTTACAAATCCACAAAGAAAGAAGGAAATCCCTTTGGGTGGAAAAGCCTATAATACATCGTTTGCGTCAGAGCATCTTCcggaaattaaatattttggcaATACGAGTAGCTCCGACGAGTATGGTTCTCAGATACAAACCGTCTTGCAAAAATGCACAGACATTAAGACACAACATTTGTAGAGAACATTTGAAGTGCAGTGACAAGGTATAGAGAATCATAGATGCACATCTAAATACCTACCTTAGAATGGATATCTTCCCTCACTGTAAAAGTTTCGGTTTAAAATCAAACAAGGAAAGAAGATGTAATtaatatctctctctctctctctcttcgCTTTCTATATGGTTCCGATGGAAGTCAGGTTTATACAAAAGTAACCCTGTCTTTCCCTGAATAACGAGACCACCATATTAAGCTTTATTGCGAATACTTAAGGCTCATCCGAAATGATGCCGGTGGCCGCGATGGCACCTTGACATTTTGAACCTTATTGCCAGTACGCACGGTTCATTTTCGGCAAATACTTTGCAGGTAGACCTCGCTCCGTAGGGCTTGAGTGGTCCAGAtcagatcatggttacacattcagtagCCTGAATTTATATGGTTACCTCACAACGTGTTTTCGCCTTAACAACATCATCGGTTTGTGTAAACATAGAAATAATTCATTGGTGGCTCTCGATACAGTACTGGGGTTGAAACATCGTACAAGTAATTTTGGTTGCAGTATAACGGCTTtctgaatattaaaatgattttgtttttagaaacgtgaaatttaatattgactAAATACCAATTACTCTATTGATACGAGTAGTAGTCATAATCAAATTTCATTTGGAATTGGACCATGTCCAAATCAATATCCTTTGTTTACGAAAACAAACGTTAAGTACATGAATGTATTCATAGATTCTTGTAAGTTTATGAGaagtaggtaatttttattttctgtttttatatataaagttgATTCCGTATATTGTCTTTGATATAACTGTTTGGAAAAATGTACagacgtacatataatcacgtctttatcccttccggggtagtcTAGACAAAGCCAACTCTCTTGAGAGGTgttgttcagctgtttggcttattgacggaattgagattcaagtagtgacacaTTGCTAGCCTGTTGCTATTCAATAACGAAAATCGCATCAAAATCAAAtctgtaatttaaaatgtaggaCCAAACCCAAAACATAAGGCCAGGTTTTCATTAAATGGATTCGACCACCCAATGAAAACCCAGTCAAAATCTTAACATTGTTTTTTGAGAAAAGACCCTGACATACAGAAGGGTTTAATTCAATACCtccctttttaaaataactgtagAAAGTATCTCTATTTGTCACACGAATCAATCGAAAGCAATATATAGAAATGAGATCTGTTGGTATCATAGCTAGTGAAAATTCAGAGTGTGTTTTTCCCCAGGGTGAACAGGCATGATATCTTATACCTGTACCCAATATACCTTGAGGAAAGTAAGAATGACACTTGCACTGGGGAAATGTTTCAAAGGTATCAAATATATTgaatacattatttacataacacGTCTTTCtatcaaatttgaaatttacattagtttgaattttacgaagttatgtacattagtttgaatattaattgatGCTCTTACGCTTCAGggaactggatgtgtaaccatgatcaatccAATACAGGCTAGGTTCTCATGCAAAGGTTGCgtaggtcagatgggagtcgctccgtgtaaaaatttgactcacccaatctaggatccatggtcaaaggcatacccccaggttcctctccagagtggtgaggatgcaactgggactaaagccaggaggaagaagaagtattTCTATCAAACTGTAGTACGTATGCTGTGCAAATATTGTACTTAAAGTCGCATGTTAGGGTACATTTTTGTACAgcgtatttttgtaatttccaAAAGGTACAATCTGAGTACATACACAATACTCAAAGCTACGTTTATCTGATAAGGAGACCACTTAATTGTTTAACTTATGTGGCTACTGGTACTGGTCTCTAAGACGTTCCTACCACGCTGGCGAGTAGCCTCtctcttaattaaataagtgaAATTAGTGCAATGCCCttattaagaaatttttaaatagggCTATCCCAAAAATCCCTACATTTACGAAAACACACACTGCGTGTTTGTTAATCTGTGGGTAAGCATATCTTTCGAAAATAGGTAACAATATATCTACTTTAATGAAAAGTAAACTTAGGACACTTTGGAAATATggatttaatataaacaaatcccaaataaaattacgtGACCGATTATTCGCAAAATTTGATAGAGAGTAACTTTGCCAGGATTATCCTACCgacttaaatacatatgtcTCATCTTGTTCACCATCACGTCAGATGCATAAATTTTTTcagtaaaagaaaaactatttttattgccTCACGGCGAACGAAGTAGCGGGCTACACCTAGTACGTTATGTTTTCttactaattataattttgaatgaagGGTCGGGTCCACCATTCATCTTTCGCTTCCTCACAACACGTGCtcatctgtttgtttgttacatcgAAAGCCGAAACCCCTGTTTTCGTTATAATTACTTATCGGAAATTTGAAATGTTCCTTTTGAATACGTTGTAAATGAGATGCCGGGGGCTgaatagaaacaaaataattcattCGGAATGAGGACTTCACCTAAATCGTGAATTGCATTTAGATTTTGTACGCGAATGtagataggtacttacatatctTGTTTATTTTCGCTTTTCCTCAAACATGGTTAAATATATTCCTGGGACGAATCCGTTTGTTTActggttattttaatttaacccATTGATTAAAAAAGGTGTATTGATTTTTACTTGTTTTGCTGAATTGAGAACTCTCTCTCGTCTCTGCGTGTTTCCGGTtacaccctccacagaagtgtttcgggcCTGGGGCGCGtctattttgtttgaattaagaacctttttatttaaacaataatattggCCACTAAACACCCGCAAAAGATAAAAGTCAATGCCAAGACGCTGATCCGGTAGGATTTCTATAAATCCAGCTTTATCTGATATTTCTGAACAGAATTCCAACTTCCGAAGTACCAAAGTGGGTTTGAGTTTTCATAAGTCTGGACTTTTGTCTTTATAAGAACAACTATTCTGTGGCTCCGATTCACTCAGTAGAGCGctaaagtataataatatatccaTCCATACTTCCATCTAACAGGATAAAGAtttctatttgtttgttacgaaTAGGCCCACTTCATCCTTTTCCCGTCCATTtcgtcgtaaaagacgactaagcgataggcttataaacttggaatttttattataggcgatgggcctgtaacctgtcactatttgaataatgaAGAGAAAgattgtttttgaaattattcgttacaattcattcatataatcacgtctatattccttgcggggcagacagagccggcagtcttgaaagaccgataggccactgttagacttaatgatagaattgagcttcaaattcgtctaaaagaagaatcctaagtttataagcctattctttagtcgcctttttgtcatccatggaaaagagatggagtgattctattatttcgtatattggtgcagggaaccacacggcaccgtttTTTTATAgccagttaaaaataaaaccaaatatactttcacattcataaatttatagatggaatatattttaaggtagaagattattaatattaatggaAAAAATAAGACTGGGAAAACCCTACTATACCTACGTCCAAGATTCCAAAATCGTAAACATGAATCACAGGCAACTTGGTTTACCGACGTCATAATCATTGTTTCTCTTTTCTTCACATTGATAATGCATATCGTTGTctctttttgatttatttacgaGCAgtcttttgtttataataaataagtaaatgcaACGGTGATATTTCCTTAGTTGACTAAAGACTGGCATACAATAAGGACGGACtatgtgataaaaaatatatatttaaggttGTTAGTGTGTCGATTCTGTTAATTAGTTtgataattaagttaattgtGATTTTAGAAAAAGGTGggtaattacttaattacatattaattgTGTGGTGAAAGCGAATAttcttaagtttaaaaaaatatttgatagcTCCCTTTAAATATCCTTGTAAATTCGAAAAAAGTGAAATGGGACGTCTGAATTCGTCTTtttatggatgttgtaaaagacgattgaaggaaaaatatttaaatcgtGTTTGTTAGTTGTAGtggttaaaatgaaaatatttgttaaagtATTAATGGACTTGCGTGCTTTCTAACTGACAGATTAGGAACATATGATGAGATAAATACCtaatcgtgaggaaacctacacatgcAGGAAACTGGATCAGGATCAGAGCTAGTCTCAATATATAAAGCGGTTAAAAGCTGGGACTAGCTGTTAACCGCTTTATATATGTGGACTTATTAGGACTTATTgggattaatattataaaagcaaacgtgaaagtaagtttgtttgttacctcttcacgcaTTATCTAAACCAATGTTCTTGAAACTTCGCGAATATACAATTCgaagtctggagaaggactgATGGTACCTTTCATCCTGGTAAAACTATTAGTATTAAATTCTCGTAGAAATTTGGAAAacacctgtattcttttgtatgtaGCGCTAAACTCGCACGGACGAAACTCTGTGTAAAAGCTATAAGTATACTTactatatatttcaaatttatatctgtatttaaatttagtctGATCTTTGACGAAATTTCAAAGTAATTTCTTACAGAGTTAAAggcgtaaaaatattttttattttattttcgttttgtaaacaaaacatttaatattgtttgtcCGCCATACTTGCATATCGGTACCGTCTATCAGTAATATGAGGTCGCTTGTAATCTTTATATCCGAGTAGCATTGACCTCTAcgatgtacttacatataatcgtatatatttttatgatttgcaCGTGTCAACGGCAATGACATATCGCgtcttgaggggtagacagaggtaaTAGTCACAAGCCTCGAGAGGACGTTTTGCtggataaaagaaaaaatttaaaaaaaaattgattccCAACGGATTTCGAATCCtctatttatatttcctaCAGTTTTGTGAAAACCATCATACATATTTCAGAATCCCGTTTGTGTTGTACGTTATCTGTCAGTCAACAAGTACTTATGTCAGAaacgacaatttttttttgtgccaaatttttattgtttgaaaatCCATACGGGTAATTAATTCCCTTTAAACTTTACTAGAACATaggatttcaattttatcaataagactttataagtaatacaataaataaaaaattaaaaaataggaaGTCAtgtcagaaaaataaaaacaaaaagtacgCAGAAAACAGTGCAagtgaataaatattgattgtcTCTGCCACCTATTCTAGCAAAGAGGCATGAACATAGATATGGTAAGTTCAATAACTAATACAAGTATGATCGTACCTTTTTCAGATATCAACATGAGTGCGACTCTGATTGTCCTGTCCACACTGGTATTAGGCTGCCTAGCTCAGAGGTCCCCCTACGCTGGAAAAAATCCTATAGGATACCCGCAATTGGACCCGACCACTACAACCACTTCTGCTGATGGATTGGGTAACAGGTAATATCACTATCCTAAACATAGTATTCGAAATTATGTAAGGCTAAAGAAGTGGCATCTACTGGTTAATGTGTTACCATTGTCGTTATGTGTCTCATTTTTCCACTTTCTCTTACTCTGCAATTTACCCTAGATAGAGACAAAGAGTTATGAGAAACGCCTTGTCAACGTTCGTAAATAAATGGCAGGGTGGTCTAGTCACGAATCTTGATAAGGCATATATCTTATCCTTTCTCTTTTTCGGTCTCGgtagttattttgaataacGGAAAGAGAGAGACGTTAAGACTTATCCGTTTTCAACGATCGTATAAGGGCTAGAACGTTTTCATCTTGCATGCAATACGGATATATTTTCAAGTACAATATGGAATTTCTATAGTCTtgtattattccgatttctttAAACCTACGTCATAACTTTAATAGCTATACCTAACGGTCTAGTTGTGACACCGGTTTTACGATCTAGTTTGAAGGAGTTTAGGTCGGTAGCAGTAGATGtaatattgaattgaaattgatgCATCTTGTTTGAGATGAGACGTAATCTATTTTCTATCAAGTTCTAACAATAAAAGTGTAATTCCAAcagttaaaagttttattaaaacaggGATGGACGTCTATAACGTAAAGTCTACGTAAGcgcactttaaaaatattagattttttattatgtagaaCCAATGCGGAAGAGGCACTATGATACgtgaaaaaatgtatttctccTTTTTCCATTCTACAGAAAACCaaatgacttaatgataaattatCTCAAAATTACAGCTGCACAAAACAAAACTGTATGAAAACTAAACAACGATAATAACAAACCAAttataaacacaaaataataaaatttactttaatttaaaacaggaATAACCCCAAAACAGTTTTGCGGTATATTGTTTAAGTTCATAATGAATAtagtgtaataataaaaaaaaaaatgaaaattcatattcatttattaaaaggtgaatttataataatgtgtttaCATTCCAGATTTGGCGAAGATGACGTCACAACCACCACAGAAAGACTGCCAATAGAAGCCAACGGTGACAGAGCACTATACAACAGGTTGAAGAAGCTACCACTGGACAAGCAACCGTTCTGGTTGATCAACTGGTTAGCACTGGAAGAACTGAGGAAGAACCCCCAGACTTATCAGCATAAACCAAACACCTTTATCGATGTTATCCCGAGGGAGAATAGGAATTTGAATAGGCAATGAAGAGTTTCCATCCGatgtattgtaattaaaaaatataaagtaaacaTAGACAGGAATAGTCTGTGGAGGTACAAAACCTGATCAGGAAAATTTATACCAAATTGGAAATAGGTAGTTAACTAATTTGCATTAACATACAAAGACTACTAAACGTAATACGACTTTaacagattaattttatttctataattgAGACGTTTTGGAAtactatactaataaaattatattttttcgaaataaatatcttacgCTTTTACAGTAATATGCCTAGCATTATCACTTTATAATGGATTTCAAGacgtaaaacatttttataacattaaaaaaaaattatcagtaggtacttaaatggAAATAAGTctgaaatttttacataataaaaaaaataaccgaTGTTCATGTTCAAATTGGCACAACTTTACTTTAGCGAAATTCAGTAGTTTTGCCTGAGAGTTATTTTGCACCTCAAGTTATCCTTTAACTTTAAACTCATCTACTTTCTCAAAAAACGTCGATcatcttttaatatatttcgttattttttatagtaggCCAAGAtgttactgtaataaataccAATAAAGCTGATCTTACTGCGAgctaacattttttatttcctttgcccgccattttattttatggtaCAGTTGCCATTAACCGTTCTTTCACAtcaatttgatgaaattgagtgTAACTCATAGACATTTAAAAGTTTTACGATTCAGTTCAATTTATGAATTACTTTCCAAATTTTTCTTTGGCCATGTGTATCGGGCAATATAAAAAGCAAATATGTAAGGTGAGTGTGTATGGCAACCGTGAGATGGGAATGCCTAGACAACGtaatttgatcaaatcgggaacgtcctggcaaaaagTCAGGCCAGtaatacccgaaaccgacaaACTTCCACGAAGAGACTCATGAATGTGAGAGACACCGGGAGAGCGGCGGAGGCAGTGCGCGGTCTTAAATAAATGGagataagataataaattatttattttgtttttatcatcTCTCATTATCATCAGCTTTTAATCATATCATCATCAATTACAGAATAATAGACAAAATAGATCTGAAAATAGTAGGCATCGGAAACTTATTATTCGACGTAAACAggaataaaactaagtttaacGCGGGCGGACCAATTAGAACCAATTCCAATGTAAAAGCTAAATAGCGATATTCTTTTTCCCCTACaagaataaagataaaaagctatgtatatattattatgttaaattaGTCGAACAATTTCTATCTTTATAtctacaaatatatgtatgtccaaGTCCATTTGTTAAGCTATTTAAGAGATTATGGCGAGTTGAAGCCGACTAGTCTGTAAAGTTACACTACTAGTAAAATATAACgtacaattataaatacttacatatttttagaaCCACGAGTCAGAAGACTGTAAAGCAAAttatttcgatatttttcttagACTACATTTGATCAAAATGtaacacaataaaatttttgaagaaTCCAAATTGAATTGACATAGGATCTATTCTTGACGCGAAGTAAGGGgcagatttaaaaagaatttattatttccatAACATGCCTTTCAAACTAAAAATGTAAACCTAGAATTATATATAGTGGCCATACTTGAACTTTGAAAGCGTAACAACTCATTTTATGCGCAGTCAtgcaataaaacatacatcaTTCAGTCTGTCACGACAATCTGTCGTATTCGTATTGAATCTCACCCGTCCGTCAATCAAAACGTTTATCATTGCATCTGGATGTTccttttgattgattgatttattcaaagctttttataaatttaaacgcAGATTGATAACAATTTTCTTTGGTtggttttctttaaaaatcaataaatttcatcgtgatCCTGGCGTAAGAACTGATTAAATTCTCACCTCTCTTGAAAGGAGTCGAACGGTTATGGCAGTTCGTGTGGTTTCGGcagtttagaataggaccactggctttctttcccatagatttTGTAAACGGCGATAaagtcaatttcttcgcgattgatgttgttgtgtgattggatgttgtggcGTGTGGCGTAGAGTTGTCGCCACAAGTTATTCAGTAATTTGTAtagtcctactactattataaaggcgaaagtttgtatggatgtttgttactctttcacgcaaaaactactgaaccgattaccaaaaaatggtatgtaggtagctgaagacccagaataacacataggctactttttatcccagagttcccgcgggattgatagggtttccatgcggacgaagtcgcgggcggcctctagtagtttataaaattctacTTGTAtaccaaatataatttaagtccgttcagtagattttgcgtaaaagagtaacaaataagTATGCGTCCACAAATTCTTGTAAACTTACGCATTgataatagacgtgattatttgtatatttgtatgtataaaacatttCAACGGCAGTTAATATTACTTTACACTTTGTTgtgatacttataaataaacaccATCATATCATTTAAGTACCAATTCTCctttatatcaaaatatgaTTTGATACAACCCTTTAATTAAGCTTGTgtaattaatcaattaattgtAAGACGCGGTATGTTCGACATTAATTACCGTAGCGAAAACTAATACGTATTGAGGTAAAGCCACGTAGTTGATTATCTTGTGTAAATTCAATGTAACTAGTTACTAGTAACAATTAAgtaagattatttatataacttaattGTAATATAGAGCTAAAAATCTTTAGATTCGTGTCAAGTACATATTTTCATCAACAATTCGTTGTTTGTTAAAACTAATGAAGAagaatgttattattaatatttataagttaaataaaaattttacatataaaaatttactttcgtACTTGCTTTCTAAAGcaacaaacttaaatttacattCACGATGTCGCGGACACCTAGtgcttataaaaaaaggtagcgaaatttattttccttattttgcaTGGTCTAATTAATctttcaatatacatatactcaaACATTTGACGAGAATCTGCAAATTTTGTGAATAAACATCGCAAAAATATGACTTGCTTCATAAATGTACATTAAAGCAAGAAAATGTTATCGCACAAAcaaatcatatattttatccGAGAAAAAGTTTGAGTTTAGAGGTAAATAAAATggtttaaactttattgtacaaaatttaattcgaaATAGGCGGATTTAATTCTTTCAGCATAATCTAACAGAGAACGATTAATTAGATATTCTATCTAAGTAGGTAACATATAACTTTAGgaattgatacatacatacatacatacataaaatcacgcctctttcccggaggggtaggcagagactacctctttccacttgccacgatctctgcatacttctttcgcttcgtccacattcataactctcttcatacaagctcggcggtttcgggtacttttgacctgaccctttaccaggacgtccttaatttgatcaagatacgttcgtctaggtcttcccactccgacctttccctccacactctccttgtatatctgcttagtcaacctgctttcattcatcctctccacatgaccgaaccatcttaacatacccttttctattcctgtaactacatcttctttcacatcacaacattcccttatcacgctgttccttatcctgtcactcaatttcacacccatcatactccttaacgctctcatttccactgcatttattctgctttcatgcttcttttgccatacccaactttcactcccatacattaatgtcgggaccaacacgcccctgtgcacagccagtcgagcctttttggatagtttctgactgctcataaaggcatgcaaagctccattcaccatgttccccgcgttcactctcctttcaatatcactatcatacttgccatcttaGGAATTGATTTTCGTTATAAGTATTATACAACgagataaacaaataaaccagTATGTAATGTATACAAGATTTATCCAGGATCAatcataaaatcaatatttttaattaaaatcttacaAAATCACATAgcattttatattgtattgtcATTGAATACGCTAGGTCTCTGCGGATAGCTTCTCGGATTATTTCGAAACTTTCTATATTCATTCTCATTTATGTACCAAAAAGGTTGTTGGTCTAAAGGCATATTATCAAGTCTTTGAGCATAGGTCACATCTCCTTTTAATTGTGGTGCGACAAACGATTCCGCCTGTCTATATCTTCTGATGACCTGCGGGTAGCCGATTGGTCGGGTTCCAGCGTAGAAAGGCCTCTGAGAAAAGCATGGCGCTATAgctagtagtagtagtaataTTGTTGTC
This genomic window contains:
- the LOC106143374 gene encoding uncharacterized protein LOC106143374, encoding MSATLIVLSTLVLGCLAQRSPYAGKNPIGYPQLDPTTTTTSADGLGNRFGEDDVTTTTERLPIEANGDRALYNRLKKLPLDKQPFWLINWLALEELRKNPQTYQHKPNTFIDVIPRENRNLNRQ
- the LOC132902743 gene encoding U-Kazal-Dg21.2-like; this translates as MDIEGYSEQLVWSSSLDPTSKIHVICPQGYLPAGHSNKLTADLVAQSYKESCNAKCAITANDETRCGFEAKLKKYIVFPSQCALVAYADCYNAELIETDLEFCLKDTIKASRRMYGESCPMFCPNHWRPVCGASKIRDYKYRTFNNACYLDMLNCRSEEELNGYVEVPLEFCPRHSMKNMFKEQIVVTNLHDYRNYNLRK